In Azoarcus sp. PA01, the sequence AAGCTGCTGCGCGAGCTGCAAACCCGCCCGGGCGTCTCCGACATCGTGATCGACAAACCCAATTTCCACCTCGAACTGCACGGCAACGGCAGCCAGGAGAACGCCAATGCGTGACGACAGCATCGCTTTTGCCGGACCGGACATTCCCGCGACCACGCTCGCCCGCCTCGGCCGCACCCGCGGTTTCGTCTTCGACATGGACGGAACGCTGCTGCTCGGCAACGAGCGTAACCATGACATGAAGCCGCTCCCGGGCGCGCTGGAAATCACCCACTGGCTGAGCGAGCGCGGCATTCCGTTTGCCATCTTCACAAACGGCACCACGCGCTCGCCCGAAGAGTACGCCACCACCCTGCGCAAACTCGGCTTCGCCCTGCCCGATGCGGCGATGATGACACCGGCGAGCAGCGCAGTGGATCTGTTCGTCCAGCGCGGCTACAAGCGCGTGCTGGTGCTCGGCGGCGACGGTCTGGCGATGCCGCTGCGCAAGGCGGGCATCGAGGTCGTCGCCCCGGTGGGCCGGCCCCAGGCCGATGCGGTGCTAATCGGCTGGTACCGCGAATTCACCATGAACAACCTCGAAGCGGCCTGCTACGCGGTCTGGGGCGGGGCACAGGCCTTCAGCGCTTCGCAGGCGCTGTTTTTCGCCACCGCGGCGGGCAAGACGCTGGGCACGTCCCGGGCCATTTCGGCAATGCTCAAGGATCTGACCGGCTGCCGGGTGCAGGTCGTGGGCAAGCCCTCGATCCATGCCCTGAGCGCTGCGGCCCGCCGCCTCGGGGTGCGGGCCAAGGACCTGGCGGTCGTCGGCGACGATCCCGAACTGGAAGTCCCGATGGCGCACCGCGGCCGCGCGCTGGCGGTCGCGGTCCATACCGGGCTGGGCGATGCGGACTCGTTCTCGCATCTGCCGCCGGCGCGCTGGCCGCACCTGACCGTGCACGGCGTCGATGAGCTGCTGCGCGTGCTCCAAGGCCAGACGCTTTAGCGCCCGCCATGCATCCGGCGCCCGATCAATCCCTTCCCCCCGGCGCCGGCTCGCAGCGGCCTTCCCTTTTTTCCAGTACGAGCCGGACATTCCGGTCCAGCGATCCACGCAACGGAGGCGCAGTGCAATGAAACCGCCCGTAGAACAGGCACTGAAGGAGATCGAGCGCGTCGTCGGCGCGGAACATCTGCTGACCGACACCGCAACCCTGTCGCGATATTCCGTCAACATGCTCGCCACCGCCGACATCCTGCCTGCCGCCGTGGTGCGGCCGGCATCGACGGCAGAGCTCCAGCAGGTGCTGAAGATTGCCAACACCTGCAAGACGCCGGTATGGACCTTGAGCGGCGGGCAGAACCGCGGCTACGGCATGGCCTGTGCCGCCACCCCGGGGACCCTCATCATCGACCTCAAAAGGATGAACCGAATCCTCGAGGTCAACGTCGAGCTCGCCTACGCCCTGGTCGAGCCCGGCGTCACTTTCGCCCAGCTCTACCGCTACCTCAGGGACAACGACATTCCCTTGTGGATGGATGTGCCGAGCGGCAGCCCCGAAGGCTCGTGCCTGGGCAACATCACCGAGCGCGGCGCCGGGTACACCCCGCTGGGGGAGAAGTTTCTTTTCAGCTGCGGCATGGAAGTCGTCCTCGCCGACGGACAGGTGCTGCGCACCGGCACCGGAACGCTACCGAACTCGCAGACCTGGCAGGTCTTCAAGTGGGGCTACGGACCGTCGCTCGACGGCCTGTTTACACAGTCCAATTTCGGCATCGTCACCAAAGCCGGCTTCTGGCTGATGCCGCGCCCGCCGGCCTACGAACCGCTCGCGGTGACCATGGACGATCCGGAGGCGGCCTACAAGGCGGTCGAAATCCTGCGTCCGCTCAAGCTCAACATGGTCATCCCCAACGGTGCCTGCGTCACCCACGTGCGCAAGGCGCTGGGACTGACGGCGTGCTGGGGCGAGGGGAAAAACATCCTGCCCCGGGTCAGCCGGCGCTTCGATTACCCGGCAGAAACCCTGAAGGCATTGAAAGAGACGTACGCGCTGGGTGAATGGAACTTCGCCGGCGCGCTCTACGGCCTGCCGGAAACCGTCCGGACCTATCGCGGAATCGTCGAAGACGCGTTCCGCTCGGCCCTTCCCGGCTGCCGCTTCCTGAGTGCGGAAGAACAGGCGGCGAGCCCCTACTGGCGGGCACGGGAAAAGGCGATGCGCGGCGAGCCGCTGTGGGAATTCGACATGTCGGACTGGGAAGGCAAGGCGGGGGCGCTGTGGATCTCGCCGGTCGCTCCGGTCACTAACGAGGCCGTCGAACAGCAGATCCGGATCGCCGAAGAGACCTACGCGAAGTACGGCTTCCATTATGCCGCGGAGCTGATCCTGGGGACCGGCCGCGATCTGCACCATATCATCTGGCTGCTGTTCGATCGCAGCGATGCCGAAGAGCGCCGCCGCGCCGAGCTGTGCGAGCGGGAAATGTACGACCGCTACTGCGAGGTCGGCTACCTGCCCTACCGCACCGGACTGTCCACCGGCGACTACCTGATGCGCAAGCTCGGGCCGTTCCGGGACATCTGCCACGACCTGAAACAGCTCTTCGATCCGAACAACATCCTGTCGCCGGGCAAGTCGGGAATCGACCTGGCCCATCGCTCATGACCGGGCAGCGGAGGTGCATTGCATGAAGCAGAATCTGACTGGAAAAGTCGCTTACGTCTCCGGTGCGGCGGCGGGAATCGGCGCCGCGATTGCCCGGGCTTTCGCGGAGGAAGGCGCGTCGGTGCTTCTCGGGGACGTCCAGGAGGCACGCGGCGAGGCGCTTGCCGCACAGATCCGGGACCAGGGCGGCAGGGCCGCATTCATTCACCACGACGTCGCCGACGAAGCGCAATGGGAACGCGCGCTGGCACACGCAGTCGCGCAGTTCGGCGGGCTCGACATCCTCGTCAACAACGCGGGCATCGAGCAGACCGGCCTCCTCGCCGACGTCGAGCTCGCCGACATCAACCGGCTCCTCGCCGTCAATGTGGCCGGCGTGATCCTCGGCCACAAGCACGCCATCCGGATGATGCGCCCGGGCGGAATCGCGGGCAAAGGCGGCAGCATCATCAACCTGTCCTCGGTAGCCGGACTGATCGGCACCCCGGCGCTGGGCGTGTACAGCGCCTCGAAAGGCGCAGTGCGGCTGCTCAGCAAGGCGGCCGCGGTCGAGTGCGGCCGTCTCGGCCACGGCATCCGGGTCAATTCGATCCATCCGGGCCTGGTCGATACCGACATGGGCAGCAAGCTCGTGGATGATTTCGTCGGCCTCGGAGTTTTCGCCGATCGCGAAACGGCGCTGCTGCAAATGCGCGAAACCTATCCCATCGGCCGCACCGGCGTCCCCGGCGACATTGCCAACGCCGCCCTCTTCCTCGCCAGCGAACAATCGAGCTGGATCACCGGAACCGAAATCGTGGTGGACGGGGGCATGACGATTAATTGATCCCCCACCCGCCCGGACAAGCCAGACCAAAGGAGAACATTATGCTGCTCGAAGGAAAGACCGCACTCGTCACCGGGGCCGGCAACGGCATCGGCCGCACCATTGCCCTCACCTACGCTACCGAGGGCGCAAATGTCGTCGTTTCCGACATCAATGACGAATGGGGCCGGGAAACGCTCGCCCTGATCGAAGCCAAGGGCGGAAAGGCCATTTTCCAGCGCGCCGACACCGCCCGCGCCGAAGACCATGACGTCCTGATCGCCGCGGCCAAACGCAACTTCGGCCGCCTCGACGTGGCCTGCAACAACGCCGGCATCAGCGGCGAATTCACCCCCACGGCTGAAACGAGCGATGCCCAGTGGCAACGCGTCATCGACATCAACCTGTCGGGCGTGTTCTACGGCGTTCGCGCACAGCTGCGCGCGATGCTCGAAACCGGCGGCGGCGCGATCGTGAATATTTCCTCCATCGCCGGGCAGATCGGGATCGAAGGAATCACCCCGTACACCGCCGCCAAGCACGGCGTTGTCGGCCTGACGAAAACGGTCGCCTGGGAATATGGCAGCAAGGGCATCCGCATCAATTCGGTCGGCCCGGCCTTCATCAATACCACGCTGGTCCAGAACGTTCCTCCCGAAACGCGCAAGCAGCTCGAACAGATGCACGCCCTGCGCCGCCTCGGCGAAACCGAGGAAGTCGCCAATCTGGTCGCCTGGCTGAGCAGCGACAAGGCCAGCTTCGTCACCGGCAGTTATTACGCGGTCGACGGCGGCTACCTGGCACGATGACCGTCATCGCCCATTAAAATCAATCAAAGGAATATCAATGTCCGAGCAGGTTCAGGTAATTGGGGTGGGCATGGTCAAGTTCGTCAAGCCCGGCACCCAGGAGCCCTACGAAATCATGGCGTCGAAAGCCATTCGCGCCGCCCTCGCGGATGCCGACGTGCCCTACGACAAGATCCAGCAGGCCTACGCCAGCTACGTCTTCGGCGACAGCGCCTGCGGCCAGGCCGCGCTGTACCGGGTCGGCATGACCGGCATCCCGCTGTTCAACGTCAACAACAACTGCTCGTCGGGCTCGTCGGCCCTGTTCCTCGCCCGCCAGGCGGTGCTCTCCGGCAGCGTCGACTGCGCGCTGGCGTTCGGCTTCGAGGAAATGCGCCCGGGCGCGCTGGGCGCGGTGTGGAACGACCGTACTTCGCCGCTGCTCGAGATGGAAGATCAGCTCGAAAAGATCGTGCCGGGCGTACCGCCGGCATCCAACGCCCACCGCCTGTTCGGCTCCGCCGCACTGGCCTACATCGAAAAGACCGGCGCCAATCCCGACATCTTCGCCAAGGTGGCAGTGAAGACCCGCAAGCACGCGATGAACAACCCGCTGGCAATGTTCAACCAGCCGCTCACCGTCGACGAGGTCATGCGGTCGCCGGTGATTTTCGCCCCTTACCTGACCCGCCTCGAAGCCTGCCCGCCTTCCTGCGGCGCGGCCGCGGCGGTGGTGTGCAGCGAAGCCTTCGCCCGTCGTCACGGCCTCACCCGCGGCATCCCGATCCTCGCCCAGGCGATGGCGACCGACCGTCCGGCCCGCAACGACAATTCGATCGATCTCGCCGGCGCCGACATGACCCGCAACGCCGCCGCGCAGGTGTACGCGCAGGCGGG encodes:
- a CDS encoding glucose 1-dehydrogenase; translation: MKQNLTGKVAYVSGAAAGIGAAIARAFAEEGASVLLGDVQEARGEALAAQIRDQGGRAAFIHHDVADEAQWERALAHAVAQFGGLDILVNNAGIEQTGLLADVELADINRLLAVNVAGVILGHKHAIRMMRPGGIAGKGGSIINLSSVAGLIGTPALGVYSASKGAVRLLSKAAAVECGRLGHGIRVNSIHPGLVDTDMGSKLVDDFVGLGVFADRETALLQMRETYPIGRTGVPGDIANAALFLASEQSSWITGTEIVVDGGMTIN
- a CDS encoding HAD hydrolase-like protein, producing the protein MRDDSIAFAGPDIPATTLARLGRTRGFVFDMDGTLLLGNERNHDMKPLPGALEITHWLSERGIPFAIFTNGTTRSPEEYATTLRKLGFALPDAAMMTPASSAVDLFVQRGYKRVLVLGGDGLAMPLRKAGIEVVAPVGRPQADAVLIGWYREFTMNNLEAACYAVWGGAQAFSASQALFFATAAGKTLGTSRAISAMLKDLTGCRVQVVGKPSIHALSAAARRLGVRAKDLAVVGDDPELEVPMAHRGRALAVAVHTGLGDADSFSHLPPARWPHLTVHGVDELLRVLQGQTL
- a CDS encoding FAD-binding oxidoreductase; this translates as MKPPVEQALKEIERVVGAEHLLTDTATLSRYSVNMLATADILPAAVVRPASTAELQQVLKIANTCKTPVWTLSGGQNRGYGMACAATPGTLIIDLKRMNRILEVNVELAYALVEPGVTFAQLYRYLRDNDIPLWMDVPSGSPEGSCLGNITERGAGYTPLGEKFLFSCGMEVVLADGQVLRTGTGTLPNSQTWQVFKWGYGPSLDGLFTQSNFGIVTKAGFWLMPRPPAYEPLAVTMDDPEAAYKAVEILRPLKLNMVIPNGACVTHVRKALGLTACWGEGKNILPRVSRRFDYPAETLKALKETYALGEWNFAGALYGLPETVRTYRGIVEDAFRSALPGCRFLSAEEQAASPYWRAREKAMRGEPLWEFDMSDWEGKAGALWISPVAPVTNEAVEQQIRIAEETYAKYGFHYAAELILGTGRDLHHIIWLLFDRSDAEERRRAELCEREMYDRYCEVGYLPYRTGLSTGDYLMRKLGPFRDICHDLKQLFDPNNILSPGKSGIDLAHRS
- a CDS encoding lipid-transfer protein encodes the protein MSEQVQVIGVGMVKFVKPGTQEPYEIMASKAIRAALADADVPYDKIQQAYASYVFGDSACGQAALYRVGMTGIPLFNVNNNCSSGSSALFLARQAVLSGSVDCALAFGFEEMRPGALGAVWNDRTSPLLEMEDQLEKIVPGVPPASNAHRLFGSAALAYIEKTGANPDIFAKVAVKTRKHAMNNPLAMFNQPLTVDEVMRSPVIFAPYLTRLEACPPSCGAAAAVVCSEAFARRHGLTRGIPILAQAMATDRPARNDNSIDLAGADMTRNAAAQVYAQAGIGPQDVDVVELHDCFTSNEVITYEGLGLCGEGEAEGFIARGDNTYGGKYVINPSGGLMSKGHPLGATGLAQCTELVSQLRGEAGARQVDRARLALQHNLGLGGACVVTLYGKNA
- a CDS encoding glucose 1-dehydrogenase, with protein sequence MLLEGKTALVTGAGNGIGRTIALTYATEGANVVVSDINDEWGRETLALIEAKGGKAIFQRADTARAEDHDVLIAAAKRNFGRLDVACNNAGISGEFTPTAETSDAQWQRVIDINLSGVFYGVRAQLRAMLETGGGAIVNISSIAGQIGIEGITPYTAAKHGVVGLTKTVAWEYGSKGIRINSVGPAFINTTLVQNVPPETRKQLEQMHALRRLGETEEVANLVAWLSSDKASFVTGSYYAVDGGYLAR